A portion of the Paenibacillus hamazuiensis genome contains these proteins:
- a CDS encoding Fur family transcriptional regulator has product MESRIEKIKQQLQSQGYKLTPQREATVRVLLENEEDHLSAEDVFMLVKDKAPEIGLATVYRTLELLSELHVVEKMNFGDGVARYDLRNDSNHHHHHHLICVQCGAVDEIMEDWLTPLEERLEKEFRFKVLDHRLDFQGICHRCIDKTKTE; this is encoded by the coding sequence ATGGAATCAAGAATCGAGAAAATTAAACAGCAGCTGCAATCGCAGGGTTACAAATTGACTCCCCAGCGCGAAGCGACCGTACGGGTACTGCTCGAGAACGAAGAGGATCATTTGAGCGCGGAGGACGTTTTCATGCTCGTCAAGGATAAAGCTCCGGAAATCGGACTTGCCACCGTCTACCGCACCCTCGAATTGCTTAGCGAGCTTCATGTCGTGGAAAAAATGAATTTCGGGGACGGAGTCGCCCGCTACGATTTGCGCAACGACAGCAATCATCACCACCATCATCATTTGATTTGCGTGCAGTGCGGCGCTGTGGACGAAATAATGGAAGACTGGCTGACACCGCTGGAAGAGCGGCTGGAGAAAGAGTTCCGCTTTAAGGTTCTCGATCACCGTCTCGATTTTCAAGGCATCTGCCACCGCTGCATCGATAAAACCAAAACCGAATAA